In the genome of Oncorhynchus masou masou isolate Uvic2021 unplaced genomic scaffold, UVic_Omas_1.1 unplaced_scaffold_685, whole genome shotgun sequence, one region contains:
- the LOC135536927 gene encoding proteoglycan 4-like, with translation MSKECFQTQFAFVMESVLNTAVTETTKLFEKTIEELRAEISRIKEENEDLKSRLRSLENVKKSTGESERQTAVPGPSQRTSRIGKRDIGVQCVLTAQALPRAGEQHRREEDQGTELHQGAYDEEGNPQTALVLIKQEVDWEADYSDDYSPGYILLKKEGGDLPTLVRRQPLRELPGRALVPPGAVRALVNRCTQERPPTTQPTSAEAPLQGEPDTQEPPQALSPSQPRPREGASASAGQAPGAEQQSLVIPAAESPSTLHQTASPQSAATIQSTSPVLSTVMAQSTVTTLSKETVQTTTVVQSTVAVKSTAASSERPPPVISGLPRTPLQNTQPSPVPPRPSPSPRPAQSHTDVLPVARPIAVPSTQPARPTAVPDGPMATLPTQTQPPTVLEKLSVATATPPTPVQSAPSPTELTEPAGPPEKQVLLVTEHVQHSSTVPGPKSPSVPETSYETPLQLSAPAGSTPSGCCQMSKTQFLAQLSVVPRVCAPPRLEKDKEEEKEGQEDEGERLSPLPATSTEAVMTRSVATETTPASENKEEIVVQADGKQKSSRREALLSGLRLRLRPRPQDSMPSPVVAKKPRGERTTPLDHDYSKVMENGEENSRESHVDQDVVEDTANGETADDKSSGQGSSNHIISEEEGGANTDVTSLTRQSPIVGGVSKSKKRSMTWVQAQRLLALAQAKRSRSKVTKASQRGLRSELRGLVTQTQFLPSNPQRRRSYRPSPQAASSPRRTSPRQVTGDNTNPPPATAPNPQPHSFKVTSTTPRRGRPRSAAVATLNLKRSPSTPQPIPFIVTVSPRSNFKKSPQCPRTFQQARRYRQSQPMWSPPGPLQLQQSPQAPRKRLAKNQCADCGRVLSSAAALESHASLHSGKRPFACSACGKDFPTSRASTATPASTVISGATSVRSAAHIRVHTGEKPFACSLCVKRFKRRVELNVHLMWHNGEKRHWCSYCGKGFLDYNNLKNHKLVHTGEKPYTCSECGKRFKQTGHLKKHLKTVHKDR, from the exons ATGTCGAAAGAATGTTTTCAAACCCAGTTCGCCTTTGTTATGGAGAGTGTATTGAATACTGCAGTCACCGAGACAACGAAACTTTTTGAAAAAACTATTGAGGAACTGCGAGCCGAAATATCTAGAATAAAAGAAGAGAACGAGGACCTCAAATCGAGGCTTCGATCCCtcgaaaatgtgaagaaatcgaCGGGTGAAAGTGAACGCCAAACCGCAGTGCCTGGACCGAGTCAAAGAACGTCACGTATCGGCAAACGTGACATCGGCGTTCAATGCG TCCTGACAGCGCAGGCTCTGCCTCGGGCTGGGGAGCAGCACCGGCGGGAGGAGGACCAGGGGACGGAGCTGCACCAGGGGGCCTACGACGAGGAGGGCAACCCACAGACTGCCTTAGTGCTGATCAAACAGGAGGTGGACTGG GAGGCAGACTATTCTGATGACTACTCCCCTGGGTACATACTGCTGAAGAAGGAGGGGGGAGATCTCCCGACTCTGGTCCGCAGACAACCTCTCAGAGAGTTACCAGGCAGAG cCCTGGTCCCACCTGGAGCcgtcagggccctggtcaaccGTTGCACCCAGGAAAGGCCTCCTACCACCCAGCCTACCTCAGCAGAGGCCCCCCTCCAGGGAGAACCAGACACCCAGGAGCCCCCCCAggctctcagcccatcccagcccAGACCCAGAGAAGGTGCCAGTGCCAGTGCAGGCCAGGCCCCTGGAGCAGAACAGCAGTCACTGGTAATACCAGCAGCAGAGTCTCCATCAACATTACACCAGACAGCATCTCCTCAATCAGCAGCCACTATCCAGTCTACATCacctgtcctgtctactgtaatggCCCAGTCCACGGTAACTACTCTGTCAAAAGAAACTGTCCAAACGACCACGGTGGTCCAGTCGACTGTAGCGGTGAAGTCGACAGCAGCATCGTCAGAGCGCCCGCCACCTGTCATCTCCGGGTTACCCAGAACCCCTCTTCAGAATACACAGCCCAGCCCCGTACCCCCTCGTCCATCCCCATCTCCTCGACCAGCACAGTCCCACACAGATGTTCTACCTGTAGCTCGTCCAATAGCAGTGCCCTCAACACAACCAGCTAGGCCTACAGCTGTACCTGATGGACCAATGGCCACACTACCTACACAGACACAACCGCCTACAGTTTTGGAGAAGTTGAGTGTTGCCACGGCAACTCCGCCAACGCCTGTCCAGTCCGCTCCATCTCCTACTGAGTTGACAGAACCTGCCGGCCCTCCTGAGAAGCAGGTGTTGTTGGTCACTGAGCATGTGCAACACTCCTCCACCGTGCCCGGCCCAAAGTCACCTTCTGTCCCAGAGACATCTTATGAAACCCCTCTACAGCTGTCAGCCCCTGCTGGATCCACACCCTCTGGCTGCTGTCAGATGTCTAAGACACAGTTTTTAGCTCAGTTGTCAGTAGTACCCCGAGTATGTGCTCCACCGAGGCTGGAGAAAGACAAggaggaggaaaaagaggggCAGGAAGATGAGGGGGAGAGGCTTTCACCCCTCCCTGCCACATCTACGGAAGCTGTGATGACAAGGTCTGTCGCTACGGAGACGACCCCCGCCAGCGAGAATAAGGAGGAGATTGTTGTCCAGGCAGACGGCAAGCAAAAGTCAAGTCGACGTGAAGCGCTCCTCTCCGGTCTCCGCCTCCGCTTAAGGCCCCGCCCCCAGGACAGCATGCCTTCTCCAGTGGTTGCTAAGAAAcccagaggagagagaaccaCCCCTCTAGACCATGACTACTCTAAGGTGATGGAGAACGGAGAAGAAAATTCCAGGGAATCTCACGTTGACCAGGATGTAGTAGAGGACACAGCCAACGGTGAGACGGCTGACGACAAGTCTAGTGGACAAGGAAGTAGTAACCACATCATcagtgaggaagagggaggagctaACACTGATGtgacctctctgaccagacagtcACCTATCGTTGGAGGTGTGTCCAAATCCAAGAAGAGAAGCATGACCTGGGTGCAGGCTCAGAGACTATTGGCGTTAGCCCAGGCTAAGAGGAGTAGGTCAAAGGTCACCAAGGCCTCACAGAGAGGTCTGAGGTCAGAGCTAAGAGGCTTGGTCACACAGACACAGTTTCTGCCTTCCAACCCACAGCGCCGCCGGTCATACAGACCCAGCCCACAAGCTGCCTCCAGCCCACGCCGCACCAGCCCTCGCCAGGTTACAGGGGACAACACAAACCCTCCTCCTGCCACCGCTCCTAACCCACAGCCTCACTCCTTCAAGGTTACTTCCACCACCCCTCGTCGCGGAAGACCTCGTTCTGCGGCCGTGGCGACTTTAAATTTGAAAcggtctccctccacccctcaaccTATCCCCTTCATTGTCACCGTCAGCCCTCGCTCTAACTTCAAAAAGTCCCCCCAGTGCCCACGGACTTTCCAGCAGGCGCGCCGATACCGCCAATCACAACCGATGTGGTCACCACCGGGACCGTTACAGCTCCAACAGTCTCCCCAGGCTCCACGGAAACGTCTCGCCAAGAACCAGTGTGCAGACTGCGGTCGTGTCCTGAGCAGCGCCGCTGCTTTAGAGAGTCACGCCTCCCTCCACTCGGGGAAGCGCCCGTTCGCCTGCTCTGCCTGCGGCAAGGACTTCCCGACCTCAAGGGCCTCAACCGCCACGCCCGCGTCCACGGTGATCAGCGGGGCCACCAGTGTCCGCAGTGCA GCTCATATCCGCgttcacactggagagaaaccattTGCCTGCTCCCTCTGTGTGAAGCGGTTCAAGAGGCGGGTGGAGCTGAATGTTCACCTGATGTGGCATAACGGGGAGAAGAGACACTGGTGCTCGTACTGTGGGAAGGGATTTCTGGATTACAATAATCTGAAGAACCACAAACTGGTCCACACCGGAGAGAAACCCTATACCTGCTCCGAGTGTGGCAAGCGCTTCAAACAGACTGGCCACCTGAAGAAACACCTGAAGACTGTACACAAAGACCGATAG
- the LOC135536934 gene encoding zinc finger protein 782-like isoform X2 — METVLKSAIYEITRLVEDSFLEEVFRSREQVESLKKRLQWSENSRKERDREGGQRGKCADCGRADVETSSGTSQTGVERGCGLKQEKVSGEEWSSCGGVAGETTFHDLEEAEATSPRRISESTEVGGQKLDSLLKEEPLHNTELRERWEFCLDGADGSDVSGPSKSFSEQALQQCQADWGSVLDQGPKPPGPEGDAGDPTDPLYRPRYSMKELVGGFEKSGCDGSGGGGHLADIEGLDRFPGSPSRLGAMSYGAVGHYQVDLGGSEGGDHHHRSHMPDPHQREQVGSPTPSPHPEVGERNCLLINEEGYLQDSSVLYPEHGVPELGSRAGHRVPTSIHSGSSVHNNNTESLYDAADDFGLSLNLRDRSQEQVTGVGGRRHACNQCTKTFPDSVSLKAHKQKHEMGRGLSTESGSGPQYSRTQCGKTFTQACNLKVHQRVHQAEGLHLCSHCSKGFTSFSDLKRHKCSQTTDKPYCCSICGNKFNRLWNLKLHQRIHTQEKPHRCTMCDKRFTRADNLKVHQRIHTGERPYCCAVCGLRFKQLDHLKSHQRKHRPDLLK; from the exons ATGGAAACGGTCCTAAAGTCAGCCATATACGAGATCACCAGGCTGGTGGAGGATAGTTTCCTGGAAGAGGTGTTCCGGAGCCGGGAGCAGGTCGAGTCGCTGAAGAAGCGGCTGCAGTGGTCGGAGAACAGTCgcaaggagagggatagagagggaggccAGAGGGGGAAGTGTGCGGACTGTGGGAGAGCTGACGTGGAGACAAGCTCTGGAACCTcacagacag GTGTGGAGAGGGGGTGTGGCCTGAAGCAAGAGAAGGTATCAGGGGAGGAGTGGAGCAGCTGTGGGGGCGTGGCCGGGGAAACAACCTTCCATGACCTGGAGGAGGCTGAGGCCACCAGCCCTAGGAGAATCtctgag TCCACAGAGGTCGGAGGTCAGAAGCTGGACAGTCTGCTGAAAGAGGAGCCTCTCCACAACACTGAGCTACGGGAGAGATGGGAGTTCTGCCTGGACG GGGCCGACGGTTCGGACGTCTCGGGGCCCAGTAAGAGTTTCAGTGAGCAAGCACTGCAGCAGTGCCAGGCTGACTGGGGATCTGTTCTGGACCAGGGGCCTAAACCTCCGGGCCCCGAGGGAGACGCAGGGGACCCCACTGACCCTCTCTACCGCCCTCGTTACAGCATGAAGGAACTGGTGGGCGGCTTTGAGAAGTCTGGTTGCGACGGAAGTGGTGGTGGCGGCCATCTTGCAGACATAGAAGGGCTGGATAGGTTTCCTGGTTCTCCGTCTCGTCTGGGGGCGATGAGCTATGGAGCTGTGGGTCACTACCAGGTGGACCTGGGAGGGTCTGAGGGGGGAGACCATCACCATCGCTCCCACATGCCTGACCCCCATCAGAGGGAGCAGGTGGGGTCGCCAACGCCATCCCCCCACCCAGAGGTGGGAGAACGGAACTGCCTGTTGATAAACGAGGAGGGGTACCTGCAGGACTCCAGTGTCTTGTACCCCGAACACGGTGTGCCGGAGTTGGGTAGTAGAGCCGGCCACAGGGTGCCCACCTCCATCCACTCTGGAAGCTCAgtccacaacaacaacacagagagccTGTATGATGCTGCTGACGACTTTGGACTTTCTTTAAACCTCAGAGATCGTTCACAAGAGCAGGTAACAGGAGTAGGGGGGAGGCGTCATGCCTGCAATCAATGCACCAAGACCTTCCCAGACTCCGTTTCTCTCAAGGCCCACAAGCAGAAACACGAAATGGGTAGAGGGTTGAGCACAGAGTCAGGGTCTGGACCTCAATACTCGCGCACCCAGTGCGGTAAGACCTTCACCCAGGCCTGCAACCTCAAGGTCCACCAGCGGGTCCACCAGGCAGAGGGACTCCACCTCTGCAGCCACTGCTCCAAGGGCTTCACCTCCTTCTCCGACCTGAAGAGACACAAGTGCAGCCAGACCACAGACAAGCCCTACTGCTGCTCCATCTGTGGGAACAAGTTCAATCGGCTCTGGAACCTCAAGCTGCATCAGCGCATTCACACACAGGAGAAACCTCACCGCTGCACTATGTGTGACAAGCGCTTCACACGGGCGGACAATTTGAAGGTGCACCAGCGTATCCAcactggggagagaccgtactgCTGCGCTGTATGTGGACTTCGCTTCAAACAACTGGACCATCTGAAGTCACACCAGCGCAAACACAGGCCGGATCTCCTGAAATGa
- the LOC135536934 gene encoding zinc finger protein 782-like isoform X1, with the protein MMSEAIVTFQSQLSGVMETVLKSAIYEITRLVEDSFLEEVFRSREQVESLKKRLQWSENSRKERDREGGQRGKCADCGRADVETSSGTSQTGVERGCGLKQEKVSGEEWSSCGGVAGETTFHDLEEAEATSPRRISESTEVGGQKLDSLLKEEPLHNTELRERWEFCLDGADGSDVSGPSKSFSEQALQQCQADWGSVLDQGPKPPGPEGDAGDPTDPLYRPRYSMKELVGGFEKSGCDGSGGGGHLADIEGLDRFPGSPSRLGAMSYGAVGHYQVDLGGSEGGDHHHRSHMPDPHQREQVGSPTPSPHPEVGERNCLLINEEGYLQDSSVLYPEHGVPELGSRAGHRVPTSIHSGSSVHNNNTESLYDAADDFGLSLNLRDRSQEQVTGVGGRRHACNQCTKTFPDSVSLKAHKQKHEMGRGLSTESGSGPQYSRTQCGKTFTQACNLKVHQRVHQAEGLHLCSHCSKGFTSFSDLKRHKCSQTTDKPYCCSICGNKFNRLWNLKLHQRIHTQEKPHRCTMCDKRFTRADNLKVHQRIHTGERPYCCAVCGLRFKQLDHLKSHQRKHRPDLLK; encoded by the exons ATGATGTCTGAAGCCATCGTAACCTTCCAGTCTCAGCTCTCCGGGGTCATGGAAACGGTCCTAAAGTCAGCCATATACGAGATCACCAGGCTGGTGGAGGATAGTTTCCTGGAAGAGGTGTTCCGGAGCCGGGAGCAGGTCGAGTCGCTGAAGAAGCGGCTGCAGTGGTCGGAGAACAGTCgcaaggagagggatagagagggaggccAGAGGGGGAAGTGTGCGGACTGTGGGAGAGCTGACGTGGAGACAAGCTCTGGAACCTcacagacag GTGTGGAGAGGGGGTGTGGCCTGAAGCAAGAGAAGGTATCAGGGGAGGAGTGGAGCAGCTGTGGGGGCGTGGCCGGGGAAACAACCTTCCATGACCTGGAGGAGGCTGAGGCCACCAGCCCTAGGAGAATCtctgag TCCACAGAGGTCGGAGGTCAGAAGCTGGACAGTCTGCTGAAAGAGGAGCCTCTCCACAACACTGAGCTACGGGAGAGATGGGAGTTCTGCCTGGACG GGGCCGACGGTTCGGACGTCTCGGGGCCCAGTAAGAGTTTCAGTGAGCAAGCACTGCAGCAGTGCCAGGCTGACTGGGGATCTGTTCTGGACCAGGGGCCTAAACCTCCGGGCCCCGAGGGAGACGCAGGGGACCCCACTGACCCTCTCTACCGCCCTCGTTACAGCATGAAGGAACTGGTGGGCGGCTTTGAGAAGTCTGGTTGCGACGGAAGTGGTGGTGGCGGCCATCTTGCAGACATAGAAGGGCTGGATAGGTTTCCTGGTTCTCCGTCTCGTCTGGGGGCGATGAGCTATGGAGCTGTGGGTCACTACCAGGTGGACCTGGGAGGGTCTGAGGGGGGAGACCATCACCATCGCTCCCACATGCCTGACCCCCATCAGAGGGAGCAGGTGGGGTCGCCAACGCCATCCCCCCACCCAGAGGTGGGAGAACGGAACTGCCTGTTGATAAACGAGGAGGGGTACCTGCAGGACTCCAGTGTCTTGTACCCCGAACACGGTGTGCCGGAGTTGGGTAGTAGAGCCGGCCACAGGGTGCCCACCTCCATCCACTCTGGAAGCTCAgtccacaacaacaacacagagagccTGTATGATGCTGCTGACGACTTTGGACTTTCTTTAAACCTCAGAGATCGTTCACAAGAGCAGGTAACAGGAGTAGGGGGGAGGCGTCATGCCTGCAATCAATGCACCAAGACCTTCCCAGACTCCGTTTCTCTCAAGGCCCACAAGCAGAAACACGAAATGGGTAGAGGGTTGAGCACAGAGTCAGGGTCTGGACCTCAATACTCGCGCACCCAGTGCGGTAAGACCTTCACCCAGGCCTGCAACCTCAAGGTCCACCAGCGGGTCCACCAGGCAGAGGGACTCCACCTCTGCAGCCACTGCTCCAAGGGCTTCACCTCCTTCTCCGACCTGAAGAGACACAAGTGCAGCCAGACCACAGACAAGCCCTACTGCTGCTCCATCTGTGGGAACAAGTTCAATCGGCTCTGGAACCTCAAGCTGCATCAGCGCATTCACACACAGGAGAAACCTCACCGCTGCACTATGTGTGACAAGCGCTTCACACGGGCGGACAATTTGAAGGTGCACCAGCGTATCCAcactggggagagaccgtactgCTGCGCTGTATGTGGACTTCGCTTCAAACAACTGGACCATCTGAAGTCACACCAGCGCAAACACAGGCCGGATCTCCTGAAATGa
- the LOC135536919 gene encoding zinc finger protein 135-like → MMSETTVTFQSQLSGVMETVFKAAMYEITRLVDDSFMKEVSRSREQVESLKKRLQWSENRRRDRDKEGGRIGKCADCGRANDEAKERSSGASQTGVERGRGLKQEKVLGEEWSSCGGVAEETASHDLEEADAISPRRTSEPADVGDQKLDSLLKEEPLHNTELQERWGVCLDGADGSNVSGPSKSFSEQELQQCQDDWGSGLDQDAEPSGLEGDSVDPTDPLYRPRYSMEELGVGFEKSGYGSSGSGDHLLDMEGLDRLPGSPSRLGALSYGAAGHYQVNLGGSEGRPSPSLPHTWPPSEPEGAGGVANAIPHPEVGNLNCLLINEEGYLQDSSVLYPEHGVPESGSRAGHRGLTAIHSGSSAHNNTESRYDAADDFGHSLNLRDRSQEQVTGGGGRHHACNQCSMTFPDSGSLKAHKQKHKTGRWSNSGPGTPYSRTQCGKTFTQACNIKVQAEGRHLCSQCGKGFTSFSDLKRHTCSQTADKPYCCSLCGNKFSRLWNLKLHRRIHTQEKPHRCTMCDKSFTRADILKVHKRTHTGERPYCCAVCGLRFKQLNHLKSHQHKHRPDLLSRVVVEKTV, encoded by the exons ATGATGTCCGAAACCACCGTAACCTTCCAGTCTCAGCTCTCCGGAGTCATGGAGACGGTATTCAAGGCTGCTATGTACGAGATCACAAGGCTGGTGGACGATAGCTTCATGAAGGAAGTGTCCCGGAGCCGGGAGCAGGTCGAGTCGCTGAAGAAGCGGCTGCAGTGGTCGGAGAACAGACGTAGGGATAGGGACAAAGAGGGAGGCCGTATCGGGAAGTGTGCGGACTGTGGAAGAGCTAACGACGAAGCCAAGGAGAGAAGCTCTGGAGCCTCACAGACAG GTGTGGAGAGGGGGCGTGGCCTGAAGCAGGAGAAGGTACTAGGGGAGGAGTGGAGCAGCTGTGGGGGCGTGGCCGAGGAAACAGCCTCGCATGACCTGGAGGAGGCCGATGCCATCAGCCCAAGGAGAACCTCTGAG CCCGCAGACGTCGGAGATCAGAAGCTGGACAGCCTGCTGAAAGAGGAGCCTCTCCACAACACTGAACTACAGGAGAGATGGGGCGTCTGCCTGGACG GGGCCGACGGTTCAAACGTCTCGGGGCCCAGTAAGAGTTTCAGCGAGCAGGAGCTGCAGCAGTGCCAGGATGACTGGGGGTCTGGTCTAGACCAGGATGCTGAACCATCGGGTCTCGAGGGAGACTCAGTGGACCCCACCGACCCTCTCTACCGCCCCCGCTACAGCATGGAGGAACTGGGGGTCGGCTTTGAGAAGTCTGGTTACggcagtagtggtagtggcgACCATCTTCTAGACATGGAAGGGCTGGATAGGCTTCCTGGTTCTCCGTCTCGTCTGGGAGCGCTGAGCTACGGAGCTGCAGGTCACTACCAGGTGAACCTGGGGGGATCTGAGGGGAGACCATCACCATCGCTCCCACACACCTGGCCCCCATCGGAGCCAGAGGGAGCAGGTGGGGTCGCCAATGCCATCCCCCACCCAGAGGTGGGAAACCTGAACTGCCTATTGATAAACGAGGAGGGGTACCTGCAGGACTCCAGTGTCTTGTACCCTGAACACGGTGTCCCAGAGTCAGGTAGTAGAGCCGGCCACAGGGGGCTAACCGCCATCCACTCTGGAAGCTCAgcccacaacaacacagagagccGGTATGATGCTGCTGACGACTTTGGACACTCTTTAAACCTCAGAGATCGTTCACAAGAGCAGGTaacaggaggaggggggaggcatCATGCCTGCAATCAATGTTCAATGACCTTCCCAGATTCTGGTTCCCTCAAGGCCCACAAGCAGAAACACAAAACTGGGAGATGGTCGAATTCAGGGCCAGGGACTCCATACTCCCGCACTCAGTGCGGTAAGACCTTCACCCAGGCCTGCAACATCAAGGTCCAAGCCGAGGGACGCCACCTCTGCAGCCAGTGTGGCAAGGGCTTCACCTCCTTCTCTGACCTGAAGAGGCACACATGCAGCCAGACGGCAGACAAGCCCTACTGCTGCTCTCTCTGCGGGAACAAGTTCAGTCGGCTCTGGAACCTCAAGCTGCACCGACGCATTCACACACAGGAGAAACCCCACCGCTGCACCATGTGCGACAAGAGCTTCACAAGGGCTGACATTTTGAAAGTCCACAAGCGCACCCACACCGGGGAGAGACCGTACTGCTGCGCTGTATGTGGACTCCGCTTCAAACAACTGAACCATCTGAAGTCACACCAGCACAAACACAGGCCGGATCTCCTGAGCAGAGTGGTGGTCGAGAAAACTGTTTAA